In a single window of the Papaver somniferum cultivar HN1 chromosome 8, ASM357369v1, whole genome shotgun sequence genome:
- the LOC113304786 gene encoding NAP1-related protein 2-like isoform X4, translating into MVSTTRKKCKIIKINAAEESEHIEEGEPSIQKLQDLQDELDEVKDEANEKILKLKHKYKEKLRSVYHKRKKLITSIPEFWLTAFLNHPGLGDLVTEDDRKVFKYLKSLDVEEFKNVKSTYSITFNFSPNPYFKDANLSKTFSFSDEGVATKITGTKIKWEEGMDIANGINREKKGSKRPFVEESFFTWFNEAQQEFPEGIHDEVAEIIKGDLWPNPLKYFNNVSDEDGFEGEEEDEKDSDGEKNGDEEFEVDGDGEKNLDNHSSTNLDAGTDLVQSHENELSFTVDVGHVFQTE; encoded by the exons ATGGTTTCAACAACAAGAAAGAAGTGTAAGATTATAAAGATAAATGCAGCAGAAGAATCAGAACACATTGAAGAAGGAGAACCCTCTATTCAGAAGTTACAAGACCTTCAAGATGAACTTGACGAG GTAAAGGATGAAGCAAATGAAAAGATATTGAAATTGAAGCATAAGTATAAAGAGAAATTGAGGTCTGTGTATCATAAAAGGAAGAAGCTAATCACTTCGATTCCTGAATTCTGGTTAACTGCG TTTTTGAATCATCCTGGACTTGGTGATCTCGTAACTGAAGACGATCGGAAG GTTTTCAAGTACCTAAAGTCACTGGATGTTGAAGAATTCAAAAACGTGAAGTCTACATACTCGATAACCTTT AACTTTAGCCCGAACCCGTATTTTAAAGATGCAAACCTCTCAAAGACATTCTCATTCTCTGATGAAGGGGTGGCTACCAAGATAACTGGTACAAAAATCAAGTGGGAGGAGGGCATG GACATTGCTAATGGAATTAATCGTGAGAAAAAAGGGAGCAAACGCCCGTTTGTCGAAGAAag CTTTTTTACCTGGTTCAACGAGGCCCAACAAGAATTTCCGGAAGGGATTCATGATGAG GTGGCAGAGATAATAAAAGGGGATTTATGGCCCAATCCTCTTAAATATTTTAACAAC GTATCTGATGAAGATGGTtttgagggagaagaagaagatgagaaagatTCTGATGGAGAAAAAAATGGCGATGAGGAGTTTGAGGTAGATGGAGACGGTGAAAAG AATTTGGATAATCATAGCAGCACCAACTTAGACGCGGGTACTGATTTGGTGCAAAGTCATGAGAATGAGCTATCGTTCACTGTGGATGTGGGGCATGTTTTCCAAACTGA GTAA
- the LOC113304786 gene encoding NAP1-related protein 2-like isoform X1 translates to MVSTTRKKCKIIKINAAEESEHIEEGEPSIQKLQDLQDELDEVKDEANEKILKLKHKYKEKLRSVYHKRKKLITSIPEFWLTAFLNHPGLGDLVTEDDRKVFKYLKSLDVEEFKNVKSTYSITFNFSPNPYFKDANLSKTFSFSDEGVATKITGTKIKWEEGMDIANGINREKKGSKRPFVEESFFTWFNEAQQEFPEGIHDEVAEIIKGDLWPNPLKYFNNVSDEDGFEGEEEDEKDSDGEKNGDEEFEVDGDGEKNLDNHSSTNLDAGTDLVQSHENELSFTVDVGHVFQTECLIHEITLSSGVRRSVSKIR, encoded by the exons ATGGTTTCAACAACAAGAAAGAAGTGTAAGATTATAAAGATAAATGCAGCAGAAGAATCAGAACACATTGAAGAAGGAGAACCCTCTATTCAGAAGTTACAAGACCTTCAAGATGAACTTGACGAG GTAAAGGATGAAGCAAATGAAAAGATATTGAAATTGAAGCATAAGTATAAAGAGAAATTGAGGTCTGTGTATCATAAAAGGAAGAAGCTAATCACTTCGATTCCTGAATTCTGGTTAACTGCG TTTTTGAATCATCCTGGACTTGGTGATCTCGTAACTGAAGACGATCGGAAG GTTTTCAAGTACCTAAAGTCACTGGATGTTGAAGAATTCAAAAACGTGAAGTCTACATACTCGATAACCTTT AACTTTAGCCCGAACCCGTATTTTAAAGATGCAAACCTCTCAAAGACATTCTCATTCTCTGATGAAGGGGTGGCTACCAAGATAACTGGTACAAAAATCAAGTGGGAGGAGGGCATG GACATTGCTAATGGAATTAATCGTGAGAAAAAAGGGAGCAAACGCCCGTTTGTCGAAGAAag CTTTTTTACCTGGTTCAACGAGGCCCAACAAGAATTTCCGGAAGGGATTCATGATGAG GTGGCAGAGATAATAAAAGGGGATTTATGGCCCAATCCTCTTAAATATTTTAACAAC GTATCTGATGAAGATGGTtttgagggagaagaagaagatgagaaagatTCTGATGGAGAAAAAAATGGCGATGAGGAGTTTGAGGTAGATGGAGACGGTGAAAAG AATTTGGATAATCATAGCAGCACCAACTTAGACGCGGGTACTGATTTGGTGCAAAGTCATGAGAATGAGCTATCGTTCACTGTGGATGTGGGGCATGTTTTCCAAACTGA GTGTCTGATTCACGAGATCACATTATCCAGTGGTGTCAGGAGGTCGGTAAGCAAAATAAGATAG
- the LOC113304786 gene encoding NAP1-related protein 2-like isoform X2 translates to MVSTTRKKCKIIKINAAEESEHIEEGEPSIQKLQDLQDELDEVKDEANEKILKLKHKYKEKLRSVYHKRKKLITSIPEFWLTAFLNHPGLGDLVTEDDRKVFKYLKSLDVEEFKNVKSTYSITFNFSPNPYFKDANLSKTFSFSDEGVATKITGTKIKWEEGMDIANGINREKKGSKRPFVEESFFTWFNEAQQEFPEGIHDEVAEIIKGDLWPNPLKYFNNVSDEDGFEGEEEDEKDSDGEKNGDEEFEVDGDGEKNLDNHSSTNLDAGTDLVQSHENELSFTVDVGHVFQTEKIFRNPSWHPFFSSS, encoded by the exons ATGGTTTCAACAACAAGAAAGAAGTGTAAGATTATAAAGATAAATGCAGCAGAAGAATCAGAACACATTGAAGAAGGAGAACCCTCTATTCAGAAGTTACAAGACCTTCAAGATGAACTTGACGAG GTAAAGGATGAAGCAAATGAAAAGATATTGAAATTGAAGCATAAGTATAAAGAGAAATTGAGGTCTGTGTATCATAAAAGGAAGAAGCTAATCACTTCGATTCCTGAATTCTGGTTAACTGCG TTTTTGAATCATCCTGGACTTGGTGATCTCGTAACTGAAGACGATCGGAAG GTTTTCAAGTACCTAAAGTCACTGGATGTTGAAGAATTCAAAAACGTGAAGTCTACATACTCGATAACCTTT AACTTTAGCCCGAACCCGTATTTTAAAGATGCAAACCTCTCAAAGACATTCTCATTCTCTGATGAAGGGGTGGCTACCAAGATAACTGGTACAAAAATCAAGTGGGAGGAGGGCATG GACATTGCTAATGGAATTAATCGTGAGAAAAAAGGGAGCAAACGCCCGTTTGTCGAAGAAag CTTTTTTACCTGGTTCAACGAGGCCCAACAAGAATTTCCGGAAGGGATTCATGATGAG GTGGCAGAGATAATAAAAGGGGATTTATGGCCCAATCCTCTTAAATATTTTAACAAC GTATCTGATGAAGATGGTtttgagggagaagaagaagatgagaaagatTCTGATGGAGAAAAAAATGGCGATGAGGAGTTTGAGGTAGATGGAGACGGTGAAAAG AATTTGGATAATCATAGCAGCACCAACTTAGACGCGGGTACTGATTTGGTGCAAAGTCATGAGAATGAGCTATCGTTCACTGTGGATGTGGGGCATGTTTTCCAAACTGA aaaaatcttcagaaacccttCTTGGCAtccgtttttttcttcttcttaa
- the LOC113304786 gene encoding NAP1-related protein 2-like isoform X3 — translation MVSTTRKKCKIIKINAAEESEHIEEGEPSIQKLQDLQDELDEVKDEANEKILKLKHKYKEKLRSVYHKRKKLITSIPEFWLTAFLNHPGLGDLVTEDDRKVFKYLKSLDVEEFKNVKSTYSITFNFSPNPYFKDANLSKTFSFSDEGVATKITGTKIKWEEGMDIANGINREKKGSKRPFVEESFFTWFNEAQQEFPEGIHDEVAEIIKGDLWPNPLKYFNNVSDEDGFEGEEEDEKDSDGEKNGDEEFEVDGDGEKNLDNHSSTNLDAGTDLVQSHENELSFTVDVGHVFQTE, via the exons ATGGTTTCAACAACAAGAAAGAAGTGTAAGATTATAAAGATAAATGCAGCAGAAGAATCAGAACACATTGAAGAAGGAGAACCCTCTATTCAGAAGTTACAAGACCTTCAAGATGAACTTGACGAG GTAAAGGATGAAGCAAATGAAAAGATATTGAAATTGAAGCATAAGTATAAAGAGAAATTGAGGTCTGTGTATCATAAAAGGAAGAAGCTAATCACTTCGATTCCTGAATTCTGGTTAACTGCG TTTTTGAATCATCCTGGACTTGGTGATCTCGTAACTGAAGACGATCGGAAG GTTTTCAAGTACCTAAAGTCACTGGATGTTGAAGAATTCAAAAACGTGAAGTCTACATACTCGATAACCTTT AACTTTAGCCCGAACCCGTATTTTAAAGATGCAAACCTCTCAAAGACATTCTCATTCTCTGATGAAGGGGTGGCTACCAAGATAACTGGTACAAAAATCAAGTGGGAGGAGGGCATG GACATTGCTAATGGAATTAATCGTGAGAAAAAAGGGAGCAAACGCCCGTTTGTCGAAGAAag CTTTTTTACCTGGTTCAACGAGGCCCAACAAGAATTTCCGGAAGGGATTCATGATGAG GTGGCAGAGATAATAAAAGGGGATTTATGGCCCAATCCTCTTAAATATTTTAACAAC GTATCTGATGAAGATGGTtttgagggagaagaagaagatgagaaagatTCTGATGGAGAAAAAAATGGCGATGAGGAGTTTGAGGTAGATGGAGACGGTGAAAAG AATTTGGATAATCATAGCAGCACCAACTTAGACGCGGGTACTGATTTGGTGCAAAGTCATGAGAATGAGCTATCGTTCACTGTGGATGTGGGGCATGTTTTCCAAACTGAGTAG